Within the Chitinophagales bacterium genome, the region TTATTGTTAATGGTGTGATTATTTCCTTAAGGGATAGCAGTTTTAATTTCCCTCGCAAAGTCTGCCTGATTCATAATCATTCCTGTTTAATATTATAAAGATTAACGTTCGTGATTTAGCTTTGCAGCGTCTTTAACTAAATCCGGATGCAGTTTTTATGGGCTGGATGATTCAAATGCTTAATTCTTCTCTCGGCAGGAAATATGTAATGGCGCTTACCGGTTTGTTTCTCTGCAGCTTCCTCGTTATTCATTGGTTTGGAAATATGCTGCTATATGTTCCCGACAATGGAAAAACCTTTAACACATTTACCTTTTCCATGGAACATAATATTTTGATTCGGGCAATGGAGTATATCCTTTTTGCGGGTTTCATTATTCACATTATTCAATCTTATACTTTAACACGTCAGAACCAGAAAGCAAGACCGATCCCTTATATAGTAGTTAGGAATACCAATGCTACGCCCTGGTATTCCAGGTATATGGGAATCTTAGGCGCATTAATTTTTTTCTTTCTGGTAGTTCATCTGAGAAATTTCTTTTGGGATCTTCGGTTTACAGATAAAATAACCGATGATGCTCAAAGTGAAATAATTAATCTCTATCCTGAAGTAATATCTGTGTTTTCTATTTGGTACTATGACGTTATATATGCCGTAGGGGTTATCGCATTGGGCTACCATTTATGGCATGGATTCCAGAGCGCCTTTCGCTCTTTGGGTATCATGCATAAAAAATACACTCCAGCAATAGTTTGGATAGGTAAAATATATACTGTAATCATTACCGGAGGCTTTTTATCTATGCCTGTATATTTTTATCTGTCTCAATATTTAAATAAATAACTGTTGAATGGCATTACAATCCAAAGTCCCACCTGGCGCACTTGATCAAAAATGGACACAATATCGCTCTACCATAAAATTGGTAAGCCCTGCAAATAAAAGGAAGCTGGAAGTTATTGTAATCGGGACGGGTTTAGCGGGTGCATCTGCAGCAGCATCTCTCGCCGAATTAGGCTATAAGGTCAAAGCGTTTTGTTTTCAGGATAGCCCCAGGAGAGCGCACTCCATTGCGGCCCAGGGTGGAATTAATGCTGCAAAGAATTACCGTAATGATGGCGATAGTATATACCGTTTATTTTATGATACTATAAAAGGTGGTGATTACCGCTCTCGCGAAGAAAATGTGTACCGTCTGGCTGAAGTAAGTGTCAACATTATTGATCAATGTGTTGCGCAAGGTGTGCCTTTTGCGCGTGAGTATGGCGGGTTGCTGGATAATCGATCCTTTGGTGGCGTGCAGGTATCGCGTACATTTTATGCCCGCGGTCAGACAGGTCAGCAATTATTAATTGGAGCATATCAGGCGCTGGAAAGGCAGATAGGTTTAGGAAATATTAAAATGTATTCCAGGCACGAAATGCTGGACGTAGTAATATCCGATGGAAATGCGAACGGCATTATTGCGCGTGATTTAATTACGGGTGAGATCCAGCGGCATGGTGCACATGCTGTAGTTCTTGCCACAGGAGGTTATGGAAACGTATTTTTTCTTTCTACCAATGCCATGGGATGTAATGTTACCGCAATCTGGAAAGCATATAAAAAAGGCGCGTTTTTTGGGAATCCATGCTTTACACAAATTCATCCTACCTGCCTTCCCGTGCACGGCGAATATCAGTCAAAGCTTACTTTGATGAGCGAATCGCTGCGCAATGATGGCCGGGTTTGGGTTTCCAAAACAAAAGGCGACAAAAGAAAGGCAAGTGAAATTCCGGAAGGTGAGCGGGATTATTACCTGGAAAGAAAATATCCTTCATTCGGAAACCTGGTGCCGCGCGACATTGCCTCCCGCGCGGCTAAAGAAGTGTGTGATGAAGGCAGAGGCGCAGGACCTACCGGGCTGGCAGTATACCTGGATTTTGAGGATGCTATAAAACGACTGGGTCAAAATGTAGTAAGTGCTCGTTATGGGAACCTTTTTGAAATGTATGAAAAGATTACCGGAGACGATCCTTATAAGACTCCAATGATGATTTATCCTGCAGTTCATTATACCATGGGAGGGTTATGGGTTGATTATAATCTGATGACTACGGTTCCGGGGCTTTATGCTATTGGCGAATGCAACTTTTCCGACCACGGTGCAAACCGCCTCGGGGCATCGGCACTAATGCAGGGACTTGCAGACGGATACTTTGTGCTTCCTTACACTATTGGAGAATATCTTTCAGGAGAAATACTTTCAGGAAATGTAAACACCAATAGCATGGAGTTTATAGAAGCCGAAGAAAATGTAAGATCGCGCATTAAAAAATTATTAAACAATAAAGGGGGAAAAACGGTTGACTATTTTCATAGGATGCTTGGTAAGGTAATGTGGGATGATTGTGGCATGGCCCGGAGCAGGGAAAGTTTATTGAGAGCCGAAGGAGAAGTAAAAAAAATTGAGCAGGAGTTTTGGGAAAATGTCAAAGTTCCGGGAAAGGAAAATGAATTTAACCAGGAATTGGAGAAGGCTGGGCGTGTGGCTGATTTTATTGAGCTCGGTGCGTTAATGATTCAGGATGCCTTGCATCGGGAAGAGAGCTGCGGCGGACATTTTAGGCTGGAATATCAAACACCGGAGGGGGAGGCTTTGCGTAATGATGATCAGTTTATGTATGTAGCGGCGTGGGAATATGCAGGAAACGGAAATGCTCAGATGCATAAGGAAGAATTAAATTATGAAACGGTGCATCCGACACAGAGAAGTTATAAATAGCGTATTATTCAATTCTGATTTTAAGGCTAATATCTTGCAATTGTAGAAAGTTTAACCTGAGCTATGAAGTTGACATTAAAAGTTTGGCGTCAGAAAAATTCCCAGGATAAAGGTGGCTTTGAGAACTATTTTTTAGACAATGTTGATGCAGATGCGTCCTTTCTGGAAATGTTTGATGTGCTGAATGACAAGCTGATCAATGAAGGGAAGGATCCTGTAGCCTTTGACCACGATTGCCGGGAAGGAATATGCGGAACATGCAGTATGTATATAAATGGTCGCGCCCATGGACCGCGCCAGGCTACCACTACCTGTCAGCTCCATATGCGTTTTTTTAATGATGGTGATACCATTGTTGTAGAACCCTGGAGGGCTAAATCATTTCCTGTAATAAAGGATCTAGTGGTAGACCGTTCTGCATTTGATCGGATTATAGCTGCCGGCGGCTATGTTTCAGTAAATACGGGCCAGGCACCCGAAGCAAATTCGATTCCGGTCGAAAAAGATAAGTCAGACATTGCATTTGAATCTGCTGCATGCATTGCCTGCGGTGCTTGTGTAGCTGCCTGTAAAAATTCTTCTGCGATGCTGTTTGTGGCTGCAAAAGTCTCTCATCTTGCTTTACTTCCACAAGGCGATGTTGAACATTCTGGCCGTGTTCTCGATATGGTTGTACAAATGGAAAGGGAAGGATTTGGAGGCTGCACCAATACAAATGCATGCGAGGCTGAATGTCCCAAGGAAATTTCCGTTACCAATATTGCCCGCCTGAATAGAGAATATATGAAAGCCAGTCTTTCTTACAGTAAACCATAGATGCTTTAATTCACTTCTCTATCGCAGATTTAAATCACAGGCCCCGGTTCAAATTTTTAGAAGAGGTAATACAATTTTAAGCGTTTAAAAAGGTTGTAAATTGCATACTTCTGAATACGCAATGCATAGCTATAAATGTATATCCGGAAAACAAATAGTTATACGGGTTTTATTCTCGATTATATCATTAATTTTTACTCATTCCGCATTTGCAACTCATAACCGGGCAGGGGAAATTGTTTACAAGCATTTAAATGGTTTCACTTACCAGGTCACCATAATTACTTACACCAAGACTGGGGGTGAGTCTGATGCTGCAGACAGACCCAAACTTCAAATAAGCTGGGGAGATGGAACTACAGATTCCTTATTCCGGTCAAATGGAAATGGGAACGGAGTAGAAATTGAAAACCATATAAAATATAATGAATATACAGGTGTGCACCGATATCCTGGCTTTGGGACTTTTGTAATTTCTATGTCGGATCCTAACCGGATCTCCACCATCAGGAATATTCCTAATTCTGTAAATCAGCCATTTTTTATTGCAGATACCTTAAAGATTTTAGATCCCCAGTTTTATGGGTACGATAATTCACCGATCTTATTAAATCCTCCGGTAGATTACGGTTATGCCGGGCAGGTTTATATTCATAACCCAAATGCATATGATCCTGATGGTGACTCTCTGTCTTTTGAGTTTATAGTTCCGGGTACCGCCCCCGGACATGATGTGGATGGTTACGTGCCACCTAACCAGGTTCCGGGCACTCCGTGCTGCCAAAGTTTTACCATAAACTCACGCACAGGGGAAGTGGTGTGGGATCATCCTGTGTTTGGTGCATCACCTGCTGATGCAGGGATTGTGTACAATTTTGCAATCCTGATTAAAGAATATAGGAATGGGTTTGAAATAGGCACTATGGTGCGCGATATGGAAGTAATTATTTTAAATGCACTTAACCGTCAACCGGTATTAGCAGAAGTACGGGATACGTGTATAGTGGCCGGCTCTACATTAGTGCTGAATGTTTCAGCAACGGATCCCGATGCAGGCCAAACAGTTAGCATTATATCAAACGGAGGCCCTTATGATGTGCCGTCAAGCCCTGCAACTTTTACCTCCTTCTCAGGCTTTGGCAGGGCTTCAGGAATCTTTAATTGGAATACCACATGTGAACATATCAGGGCTCCTTTTTATCAGGTGGTTTTTAAAGCAGAAGATAATTATAGTGGTGGACCTGCCATTGATTTAAAGAATTGGCTGATAACAGTAGTTGCTCCTCCCCCGCAAAATGTGCTTGTAACCCCCCAGGGTAACAATATAATAGTCAGCTGGCAAAATCCATATTCCTGTGCTGCCACTGCTCGTTTTATAGGATTTTCAGTGTGGCGAAAGGAGGGAAGCGACTCTTTTATTCCAGGCCCATGTGATGTAGGTTTGGAAGGTAAAGGATATACCAAACTTGGGGAACATCTTACCGACTATCAGTACATCGATCAAAATGTTCAGCGGGGTAAGTTATACTGTTACAGGGTGCTTGCAGAATTTGCAGATCGTACTGCGCCGCCCGCTGGTTTTTTTTTCAATAATGTGGAAAGCCTGCCTTCGGATGAAAGCTGTGCTTCTTTGCGTAAGGAAATCCCTGTAATTACAAATGTAAGCGTCACTGTAACAGATGTTGTGAATGGCAATATGTTTATTGCGTGGTCCAAACCCAATGCAGCAGATTTAGACACCCTCCTAAATCCCGGGCCGTATAAATATGTGATTTACCGATCTGTTGGCTTTCCGGGTGCAGCAGCTATGCAAAAGATTGATTCGTTTTCAGCGCCTTCTTTTTATTTATTGAACGATTCCGTTTTTAACGATAAAAATTTAAATACTTCAGATAATCCATATTCCTATAAAATAGTTTTTTATTCAAATGGAAACCTGATTGGGGAAACCAACACTGCATCAAGTATCTATTTAACAACATCAGGAAGCGATAACACAGTTACTCTTTCGTGGCAGTTAGACGTGCCGTGGACTAATAACTATTATATTATTTACAGAAAAAATGCTCAGGCACAATATGATTCTATTGGCACCAGCAATTCTTTTTCTTTTTCCGATGAGAGCCTTGCAAACGGGGTCGAGCATTGTTATGTGGTTAAAAGTGTCGGCAGTTATTCAGCTCCGGGATTTGTAAATCCCATAATAAATTTATCAGAAGAAAAATGCGCCATGCCGGTAGATACAATTGGGCCTTGCGCACCAGCCCTTACGGTAAGAAACACCTGCAATGACCAGGATTTTAATATTCCTGGTTTTGTTAATCAGTTGTTGTGGACTTATGCAGATCCTAGCTGCGCTGATGATGTGATAAAATATTTAATCTATTTCGCATCGAATTCATCATCCGCCTTTACTTTGGTAGATTCAGTTCCCGATCCTGCAACCTCCTCCTTTAACCATGTGCAGTCATCAACTATCAGTGGCTGTTATGCAGTAGCTGGGGTTGATTCGTTCAGTAACACCGGACCTTTATCGAATGTAGTTTGTGTAACCATTTGTCCTACCTATACTTTGCCTAATGTATTTACACCGAATGGTGATGAGAAGAATGATGTGTTTCATCCATTTCTGCCAATAGCTTTTATTGACAAGGTAGATATGAAAATATTTGACCAATGGGGAACATTGGTTTATCAGACCAGTGATCCTTATATAAGCTGGACCGGAAGAGATATTAAGAGCGGGAAGGAATTACCTGAAGCAGTTTATTATTATGTCTGCAATGTATATCAAAACGGTCTTCGTGTGTTACCAACGTTGAACGGTTACATTCATCTTTTAAAATAGTAAACTATTAGGAGAAATCCTTTAAGGTGTATTCAGAAAGGTAAAAAATTTAATCCTCCATCTTGTTCACTGGCATTATTGAAACTACCGGTAAAATTACTGATCTCGAAAAAGAAGGTTCTAACATACGCTTCACCATCCAGTCCCCTATTTCACCAGAATTAAAAATTGATCAGAGCGTTTCGCATGATGGAGTATGTTTAACTGTAGTGAGTGTGCATGATGGCCATCACTCTGTTATTGCAGTTCAGGAAACTTTGAGTCGTTCCAATTTAAACAGGAAAACTGCAGGAACCATTATTAATCTCGAACGCTGTTTATTGTTAAATCAGAGGTTAGACGGACATATTGTACAAGGTCATATTGATGAATCAATAAGAATAAAGTCAATAAAGGAAATGCAGGGAAGCTGGTTATTCACATTTTTCTTACGGGAAAAAGATAAATTTTTTTTAGTAGAAAAAGGGTCCGTATGTATAAATGGGGTAAGCCTTACGGTAAAAGAAGTAAAGAAAAAAAGTTTTTCTGTTGTGATTATACCCTATACGTTCGAGCATACTAATTTTCAATTCCTTAAGGAAAGTGATAAAGTGAACGTGGAATATGATATTATCGGAAAGTACTTTTTAAACTATTTAAAAAAGA harbors:
- a CDS encoding succinate dehydrogenase cytochrome b subunit; this translates as MGWMIQMLNSSLGRKYVMALTGLFLCSFLVIHWFGNMLLYVPDNGKTFNTFTFSMEHNILIRAMEYILFAGFIIHIIQSYTLTRQNQKARPIPYIVVRNTNATPWYSRYMGILGALIFFFLVVHLRNFFWDLRFTDKITDDAQSEIINLYPEVISVFSIWYYDVIYAVGVIALGYHLWHGFQSAFRSLGIMHKKYTPAIVWIGKIYTVIITGGFLSMPVYFYLSQYLNK
- a CDS encoding fumarate reductase/succinate dehydrogenase flavoprotein subunit, coding for MALQSKVPPGALDQKWTQYRSTIKLVSPANKRKLEVIVIGTGLAGASAAASLAELGYKVKAFCFQDSPRRAHSIAAQGGINAAKNYRNDGDSIYRLFYDTIKGGDYRSREENVYRLAEVSVNIIDQCVAQGVPFAREYGGLLDNRSFGGVQVSRTFYARGQTGQQLLIGAYQALERQIGLGNIKMYSRHEMLDVVISDGNANGIIARDLITGEIQRHGAHAVVLATGGYGNVFFLSTNAMGCNVTAIWKAYKKGAFFGNPCFTQIHPTCLPVHGEYQSKLTLMSESLRNDGRVWVSKTKGDKRKASEIPEGERDYYLERKYPSFGNLVPRDIASRAAKEVCDEGRGAGPTGLAVYLDFEDAIKRLGQNVVSARYGNLFEMYEKITGDDPYKTPMMIYPAVHYTMGGLWVDYNLMTTVPGLYAIGECNFSDHGANRLGASALMQGLADGYFVLPYTIGEYLSGEILSGNVNTNSMEFIEAEENVRSRIKKLLNNKGGKTVDYFHRMLGKVMWDDCGMARSRESLLRAEGEVKKIEQEFWENVKVPGKENEFNQELEKAGRVADFIELGALMIQDALHREESCGGHFRLEYQTPEGEALRNDDQFMYVAAWEYAGNGNAQMHKEELNYETVHPTQRSYK
- a CDS encoding succinate dehydrogenase/fumarate reductase iron-sulfur subunit gives rise to the protein MKLTLKVWRQKNSQDKGGFENYFLDNVDADASFLEMFDVLNDKLINEGKDPVAFDHDCREGICGTCSMYINGRAHGPRQATTTCQLHMRFFNDGDTIVVEPWRAKSFPVIKDLVVDRSAFDRIIAAGGYVSVNTGQAPEANSIPVEKDKSDIAFESAACIACGACVAACKNSSAMLFVAAKVSHLALLPQGDVEHSGRVLDMVVQMEREGFGGCTNTNACEAECPKEISVTNIARLNREYMKASLSYSKP
- a CDS encoding gliding motility-associated C-terminal domain-containing protein; its protein translation is MHTSEYAMHSYKCISGKQIVIRVLFSIISLIFTHSAFATHNRAGEIVYKHLNGFTYQVTIITYTKTGGESDAADRPKLQISWGDGTTDSLFRSNGNGNGVEIENHIKYNEYTGVHRYPGFGTFVISMSDPNRISTIRNIPNSVNQPFFIADTLKILDPQFYGYDNSPILLNPPVDYGYAGQVYIHNPNAYDPDGDSLSFEFIVPGTAPGHDVDGYVPPNQVPGTPCCQSFTINSRTGEVVWDHPVFGASPADAGIVYNFAILIKEYRNGFEIGTMVRDMEVIILNALNRQPVLAEVRDTCIVAGSTLVLNVSATDPDAGQTVSIISNGGPYDVPSSPATFTSFSGFGRASGIFNWNTTCEHIRAPFYQVVFKAEDNYSGGPAIDLKNWLITVVAPPPQNVLVTPQGNNIIVSWQNPYSCAATARFIGFSVWRKEGSDSFIPGPCDVGLEGKGYTKLGEHLTDYQYIDQNVQRGKLYCYRVLAEFADRTAPPAGFFFNNVESLPSDESCASLRKEIPVITNVSVTVTDVVNGNMFIAWSKPNAADLDTLLNPGPYKYVIYRSVGFPGAAAMQKIDSFSAPSFYLLNDSVFNDKNLNTSDNPYSYKIVFYSNGNLIGETNTASSIYLTTSGSDNTVTLSWQLDVPWTNNYYIIYRKNAQAQYDSIGTSNSFSFSDESLANGVEHCYVVKSVGSYSAPGFVNPIINLSEEKCAMPVDTIGPCAPALTVRNTCNDQDFNIPGFVNQLLWTYADPSCADDVIKYLIYFASNSSSAFTLVDSVPDPATSSFNHVQSSTISGCYAVAGVDSFSNTGPLSNVVCVTICPTYTLPNVFTPNGDEKNDVFHPFLPIAFIDKVDMKIFDQWGTLVYQTSDPYISWTGRDIKSGKELPEAVYYYVCNVYQNGLRVLPTLNGYIHLLK
- a CDS encoding riboflavin synthase gives rise to the protein MFTGIIETTGKITDLEKEGSNIRFTIQSPISPELKIDQSVSHDGVCLTVVSVHDGHHSVIAVQETLSRSNLNRKTAGTIINLERCLLLNQRLDGHIVQGHIDESIRIKSIKEMQGSWLFTFFLREKDKFFLVEKGSVCINGVSLTVKEVKKKSFSVVIIPYTFEHTNFQFLKESDKVNVEYDIIGKYFLNYLKKK